TCTACAAATTGCCCGGCCTCGGCCTCCGTTTCGATCTCGTCACGAATTTTCAAGTGCTCGAGCACCTCGCCGATCCGGTGGAATTCCTCACGGCGGTTCGCGCGGCCTTGAAGCCCGGAGGCGTGCTCATGCTGGCGACGCCGAACCGGCTGACATCGGTTTCGGAGAATCCGTACCACCTGCACGAGTACGTCGCCGGCGAGCTCGAGAGCCTGTTGCGTCCGCTCTTTGGCCGGATCGATCTCTATTCCATGATGGGGAACGACAAGGTTCGCGCCTTCGATGCCGAGCGAGCGCGACAGGTGCGACGCATCCTGCGTTTCGATCCTTTCGGCCTCCGCAAGATCCTGCCGGAGCGCGTGGTGAAGTGGTTGTTCGGGCGGCTGGCGGTGCGCGTGCGGCGACGGGTCGCCGAGGTGGATCAGGCCAGCCGCTCGATCGCGCCGAGCGACTTTCACGTGCTCGAGTCCGTCCGTCCCGAGGCTCTCGATTTGATCGCGTTGTGCAGGGTCTAGCGCCGGAATATGAGGCGGCGCGGATGGCGGCGCTGCCGACGCCCTGCACCCTCTGCGGCGGCACGGGCTACGACCTCGTGCACGACATGGGCTGGCGACGGATCTTGCGTTGCGCAGGCTGCCGGCTCGTGCGCGCCGATCCGCTGCCGTCGCTCGCCGAGAAGGCCATCATCGAAACCCAGGGCTACACCGACGAGACGGCCTTTCCCGAGGTGCGGGATTTCTTCGCCAACTGCCACCGCAACTTCGTGGAGGATCCGGTCATCCGCGAGATGCGCCGCCATCTGGAGCGCCTGGAGCGGATCACCGGGGGACCAGGAAAACTGCTCGACATCGGCGCCGGTACCGGCATCTTGATGCATCTCGCGCGCGAGCGCGGCTGGCAGGTCCAGGGCATCGACATCTGCTCGCTCACGGCCGAAAAGGCGGCCCGCGAGTTCGGCGTGGAGGTCGTGGTCGCGCCGATCGAGGAGCACGGGTTCGCCGATCGCTTCGACGCGATCACCATGCTCGACGTGCTGGAGCACGTCGTCGATCCGCTCGCGACGCTGCGGCGCGCCTACGACCTCCTGCGGCCCGGCGGCGCGATCGCGATCGCGGTCCCGAATCAACGCTGCCTGCTGACGTCGCTGGTGGGCGCGTACGCGCGCGTGCGCGGCCCGGCGGCGAACGGCCTGCTCTTCCGGCTCTACGTGCCGCAGCACCTCCACTACTTCACGCCGCCGACGCTTCGCCGCATGGTGGAGACCGCGAAGTTCCGCATCCGCGAGCTCCGGCAGGGCGCGGTCTACCTCGGGCGCTACCGCATGTCGCTCGCGATGCGGATCCCGCTCGAGATGGTCCTCGCGGCGGGCGCGGCGATCGGCATGAACGCGCGCCTCGCCGTGCTCGCCGTGAAGGACTAGACCAAT
This region of Deltaproteobacteria bacterium genomic DNA includes:
- a CDS encoding class I SAM-dependent methyltransferase, coding for MAALPTPCTLCGGTGYDLVHDMGWRRILRCAGCRLVRADPLPSLAEKAIIETQGYTDETAFPEVRDFFANCHRNFVEDPVIREMRRHLERLERITGGPGKLLDIGAGTGILMHLARERGWQVQGIDICSLTAEKAAREFGVEVVVAPIEEHGFADRFDAITMLDVLEHVVDPLATLRRAYDLLRPGGAIAIAVPNQRCLLTSLVGAYARVRGPAANGLLFRLYVPQHLHYFTPPTLRRMVETAKFRIRELRQGAVYLGRYRMSLAMRIPLEMVLAAGAAIGMNARLAVLAVKD
- a CDS encoding methyltransferase domain-containing protein translates to MTRAAVSPILHSGERPGSGEGFAYDEARHVAAYLYARELARDRQVLDAGCGEGFGTVLLAETARRVTGIDYSAAAVKTATAKYKRPNLDFRHVDVYKLPGLGLRFDLVTNFQVLEHLADPVEFLTAVRAALKPGGVLMLATPNRLTSVSENPYHLHEYVAGELESLLRPLFGRIDLYSMMGNDKVRAFDAERARQVRRILRFDPFGLRKILPERVVKWLFGRLAVRVRRRVAEVDQASRSIAPSDFHVLESVRPEALDLIALCRV